The Anabrus simplex isolate iqAnaSimp1 chromosome 1, ASM4041472v1, whole genome shotgun sequence genome window below encodes:
- the LOC136867843 gene encoding zinc finger protein 383, which yields MSVPCQYDKKDMYVRDKEEFSKRERDSPFQVSSAEENEHDYTQHCFKIEEIEVVVDVIDEVPDICYEETISQCSSLKGLQSIQGGQFPCRVCFKRFTQLSNAIKHERIHTGERPFVCEVCSKSFNQQSNLWKHSKTHSGERPYSCEVCHKAFTQQANLSKHMRVHTGERPFVCINCGKAFSQRVNLLKHTRIHTGERPYQCTFCPKGFAQQSNLVKHERIHTGVKPFSCRTCSKSFTQQSNLSKHEAIHADKKPFDCKKCGKSYTQKCNLDKHLKKCESKKIT from the coding sequence ATGTCTGTTCCTTGCCAGTATGATAAAAAGGACATGTATGTGCGTGATAAAGAAGAATTTTCAAAGAGAGAAAGGGATTCTCCCTTTCAGGTTTCCAGTGCTGAAGAAAATGAACATGATTACACCCAACATTGTTtcaaaattgaagaaattgaagttGTTGTTGACGTAATTGATGAAGTACCAGATATCTGCTACGAAGAAACTATCTCCCAGTGTTCATCTTTGAAGGGACTTCAATCAATACAAGGAGGTCAGTTCCCTTGTCGAGTGTGCTTCAAAAGGTTTACTCAGTTGTCAAATGCTATAAAACATGAGCGCATTCACACAGGAGAACGGCCTTTTGTTTGTGAGGTATGTTCTAAATCCTTTAACCAGCAGTCAAATCTATGGAAACACTCAAAAACACATTCAGGAGAGCGGCCATATTCTTGTGAGGTGTGCCACAAGGCTTTCACGCAGCAGGCCAACTTGTCAAAGCACATGAGAGTTCATACAGGTGAACGCCCTTTTGTGTGCATTAATTGCGGCAAGGCGTTCTCGCAGAGGGTGAACTTGTTAAAACATACGAGGATTCACACTGGAGAGAGACCTTATCAGTGTACATTCTGTCCCAAAGGGTTTGCTCAGCAGTCCAACCTTGTAAAACATGAACGCATTCATACAGGTGTCAAACCTTTTAGCTGTCGGACATGTTCAAAATCCTTTACTCAGCAGAGTAATTTATCTAAGCATGAGGCTATTCATGCTGACAAGAAGCCATTCGATTGTAAGAAATGTGGAAAATCCTATACACAGAAATGTAATTTAGACAAGCACCTCAAAAAGTGTGAAAGTAAAAAGATAACTTAA